The sequence TCAAAATTACACTCTTACGAGAAGCACAATAAACCACCACCGCCATTTATCACGGCTACTTTACAACAAGAAGCATCACGCAAATTAGGCTTTAGTTCTAAAAAGACAATGTTTATTGCCCAGCAACTTTTTGAGGGAATTAAATTAAAAGATGAAGAAACCGGTCTAATCACTTATCCCCGAACTGATTCTTTACGAGTCGCAGAGGAGTTTATTAATAGCACGCGGAATTATATAACAGAAAAATATGGTGACGAATACTTGCCACCAACAGCACGAAAATATAAAGACCGCAGTGAAACTCAAGGTGCACACGAAGCAATCCGTCCCACATCTATTCATCGTGAGCCATCAGATATTAAAGCATATCTCACACCTGACCAATTCAAACTTTACGATTTAATCTACCGTCGATTTTTGGCATCACAGATGAACGATTCAATTTATCTAATGACCGATGTTGAAGTTGTTGGTGGTAAATATACTTTTCAAGCCCAAGGTGTAAAACAAAAATTTGCTGGGTTTGAAAAGGTTTATGGTGATGGAGTTTCGGAAAAAGACCTGCCCCTGCTTAAAAATGGCGACCAGGTATACCTAAAATCAGTTAATCCGGAACAACATTTCACTCAGCCACCGGCGCGTTATTCAGAAGCATCTTTGATTAAAAAACTTCAGATTAACGGCATTGGTCGACCCTCAACTTATGCCACAATTGTATCCACGATTATGGAACGAAAATATGTTGAAAAAAAACAAGGTCGACTTTTGCCCACACGCTTAGGCTTTATTGTCAACGATATTTTAATCTCTGGCTTTGATAATATTTTTGAGGTCGGTTTTACTAAAAAAATGGAAAAGGAATTAGACTTAATTGAAGCCAATAAAGTAACCTGGCAGAAGGTAATCAATGATTTCTATCTCCCTTTTAAGGAAGACTTAGAAAAGATAAAGAATAAAACTTTGGAAATTAAGCGAAATAATATTGAAGAACTTAAAGAAAAATGTCCAGAGTGCGGAAAACCATTGGTCAAACGATGGGGTAGATATGGACAATTTGTTGCTTGCTCGGGTTATCCTGATTGCAAGTATATCAAAAAAGAAGAAAATAAAGAACCACTAAAATTATTAGACACAAAATGTCCGGAATGCGGAAAACCTTTGACGGAACGCATAAGTCGATATGGTAAATTCATTGCCTGTTCTGGTTATCCAGAATGCAAATACATTCAACAGACTCCTAAACCAGAGCCGGTTTTGCTTGATGAAAAATGTCCGAAATGTGGGAAACAATTAGTAGAAAGGAAAGGACGCTTTGGGAAATTCATTGCCTGCTCCGGATATCCTGAGTGCGAATACAAAGCAAAAATAAAAGCAGTATCCCGTTCTGACCGTTAAGTCAATTTTTTATTTGTTTTATACTGGATTATTTATTAATAAGATTTTTTATTTATTAATAAGATTTTTTAAGTTCGATATTTACTTTAATTATTTAAGTTTAAGAAATAGTGGAGTTCATCTGCCCAGTAGGATAGTCCTATTTTTTCTATCCTTTAGACATTGAGATTATCTTCCAATAATATTTTTACAGTGCGATATTGTTGCAATATTTTAAGTCTCAGAAAATAA comes from candidate division WOR-3 bacterium and encodes:
- the topA gene encoding type I DNA topoisomerase; amino-acid sequence: MRKSSKLLIVESPTKAHTIKRLLKDRFNVLSSKGHIKDLPKSKLGVDIEQGFTPHYITIRGKAKIINELKNAAKKAQIVYLGCDPDREGEAIAFHIAEEISKNGKNINFQEKSQSNGKNIKRVLFYEITKTGIEKGLANPTEIDQNKVAAHTARRVLDRLVGYLVSPILWKTIRGGLSAGRVQTVALRLIVEREREIQNFIPEEYWLIKVVFKTKHNEEFSALLVKIDGKEEKISNESSSQAIKKDLEAGLEYFISKLHSYEKHNKPPPPFITATLQQEASRKLGFSSKKTMFIAQQLFEGIKLKDEETGLITYPRTDSLRVAEEFINSTRNYITEKYGDEYLPPTARKYKDRSETQGAHEAIRPTSIHREPSDIKAYLTPDQFKLYDLIYRRFLASQMNDSIYLMTDVEVVGGKYTFQAQGVKQKFAGFEKVYGDGVSEKDLPLLKNGDQVYLKSVNPEQHFTQPPARYSEASLIKKLQINGIGRPSTYATIVSTIMERKYVEKKQGRLLPTRLGFIVNDILISGFDNIFEVGFTKKMEKELDLIEANKVTWQKVINDFYLPFKEDLEKIKNKTLEIKRNNIEELKEKCPECGKPLVKRWGRYGQFVACSGYPDCKYIKKEENKEPLKLLDTKCPECGKPLTERISRYGKFIACSGYPECKYIQQTPKPEPVLLDEKCPKCGKQLVERKGRFGKFIACSGYPECEYKAKIKAVSRSDR